From the genome of Pseudomonas sp. gcc21, one region includes:
- the mscL gene encoding large-conductance mechanosensitive channel protein MscL: protein MSFVQEFKAFAMRGNVIDMAVGIIIGAAFGKVVSSFVDNIVMPPLGMLIGGVDFSDLAIVLREAQGDLAAVTIGYGAFIQSVVDFLIIAAAIFVAIKVMNSLKRKEEEVPDAPPAPSTEELLLTDIRDLLQRQVNKP, encoded by the coding sequence ATGAGTTTTGTTCAAGAGTTTAAAGCCTTCGCGATGCGCGGCAACGTTATTGATATGGCCGTGGGTATCATCATTGGTGCTGCGTTCGGCAAGGTGGTGTCATCCTTCGTGGATAATATCGTCATGCCGCCGTTGGGGATGCTGATAGGTGGGGTGGATTTCAGTGATCTGGCTATCGTCTTGCGGGAGGCGCAGGGTGATCTTGCTGCGGTCACGATAGGCTATGGTGCCTTCATTCAAAGCGTTGTGGATTTTCTGATCATCGCTGCAGCGATTTTCGTCGCGATCAAGGTGATGAATAGTCTGAAGCGCAAGGAAGAAGAAGTACCCGATGCCCCGCCTGCACCCAGCACTGAAGAACTTCTGCTGACGGATATCCGAGATCTTTTGCAGCGCCAGGTCAATAAGCCCTGA
- a CDS encoding VOC family protein translates to MKETGKIDYVELPSRDLAVTKSFFRSAFGWTFIDYGPDYIAVENAGLDGGFFRSDKIATTENGSVLVVLNSTDLADSVRKVKHCGGVILQDIFDFPGGKRFHFADPNGNEYAVWSDNS, encoded by the coding sequence ATGAAAGAGACCGGAAAAATCGACTATGTTGAACTGCCCTCACGCGACCTTGCAGTGACCAAGAGTTTTTTCCGTTCGGCATTCGGATGGACATTCATCGATTACGGACCTGATTACATCGCGGTTGAAAATGCCGGATTGGACGGCGGGTTTTTCAGGTCAGATAAAATAGCCACTACCGAGAATGGAAGTGTGCTGGTGGTGCTTAACAGCACTGACCTTGCGGATTCTGTTCGAAAGGTAAAACACTGTGGTGGGGTGATTCTCCAGGACATATTCGACTTCCCAGGAGGCAAGCGATTTCATTTCGCAGACCCTAACGGGAATGAATATGCTGTCTGGTCTGATAATAGTTAG